The uncultured Bacteroides sp. genomic sequence TCTGAAACATGGATTAACCGGAGTCGATTTATATAATAATATACCATCGGATGGAAGTAAAGCAGTGCTGGTTCCTTTTCGTGATTTCATTCCCCGTTATCTTACAACTTCAGTTTTGGTATTTCAGGGAGTAAAAGACAAAGAACCTGCATCGCAGACTATACTTTGGTCAGTGCTGGGTTGTCCGCTCACTTCAGTTGCTGTTCCTATTCTGGTAAACAGTAAAGGCTATTTGCCAAAGATTCTGACCTCGGAAGGAGAAGCATCAGCACCACTTTTTGACTGGGCATCCAGATTAAAGCAAAAATTGTTCCCGATAGACCGTGGAGAAGGAGAAGATTATCTTAATTTAGCGGCGTTAATTTCAAAAGACAACAAAGGAATCCTTCAGACACTTGATCCGGCAGAGAATCGCATCATTGCCGAGTCACAGAAATACATCAGCAAATGGAGAACTGAAGGAGTAAAGCCTGAAGAACTAAAGAAACTGGACGAGTGGATTGATCAATATTTAACCGATTATTATAAAACGACTTATAGCTTATGAAAAGAAGAATTTTAGCACTAGGCATTGCAGCATTAGCCTTTACTTTGGCACATGCGCAAGAGAAAAGTACGTTGCATCTTAGTGGCACAACAAATGGAGTTTCAACAGGAAAAGTGTATCTGCACAAGTTTATAGATAAATACTATACTGTTATTGACTCGGCACGCATACAGAAAGGAACATTCTCTTTCTCAACAAAAGCAGTGCTCCCCGAAGTTTATGGTATTTCTTTAGGTACTAAAGATAGTCCTTACATGCTGTTTCTGGATAAGAATCAGATAACAATAAAGCTCGATTCTGCAGATCAGTATAGAAATACACAGGTAAATGGTTCGGCTCAGCACGCTCTTTTTGTTCAGTATAAACAGCAGGAAGATGTGAAGATTGATCAGTTTATTAAGCAACATCCCTCTTCTATTGTGGCTGTTTACGCATTATACAGAGATTTTTCCTACAGACTGACACCTGCCGAGATACAAGCAAATATAAAACTGCTTGCTCCGGCATTACAGAAAACAAACTATGTGCAGGTTCTCAATAATCTGATTAAAACATGGGATAAAGTAGCTGTAGGAAAGCAGGCTCCTGAATTCTCGGCAAAAACCCCTGAAGGCACAACTGTAAGCCTGTCAAACCGCCTTGGTAAAGGATACCTGCTCATTGATTTCTGGGCATCGTGGTGTTCCGGTTGCAGAAAGGAAAATCCCGGAATAGTAAAAGTCTACAATAAATACAAAGACAAAGGTTTTGATATCCTGGGCGTTTCATTGGACAGAACAAAAGATAAATGGGTAAAGGCCATAGCCGACGACCATTTGGACTGGACACAAGTATCAGAATTAAAGTTCTGGCAGAGTGATGCTGTAACCAAGTATGGCATAAGAGTGATTCCATCTAATGTTCTGGTAGATTCAAAAGGAACTATCGTTGCCAGAAACCTTTTTGGTGAAGATCTGGATAAGTTGTTATATCAGTTGTTAAGTAAGTAAAGTTTGTGTAAGTGCCTGCTGGAAATTTCTAGCAGGCTTTTTTCTTTCTAAAAAACAAAAAATACAAAATCATCTGCTACCTGCTACTAAAACTGAATAAATCCCTGTGTCTATAGAACTTTTAGCTAGTGGCAGATAAATTTGTGATACAAATCATCTGCTACTAAAATTCGCTATCTGCTACTAAATTCATTGTTTTTTGCTAATAAAAATTTCATCGTTTGACTTTTTATCCAGTCTCTATCAATAATATTTCTCAGACCCTCGTGCTATAATTAATTTATTAGCCTTTGTCTTTTTTATAAAGTGGTTCAATCGTTTATTAAATTCCTCCGGCCTGTTACGGGCAGCTTCGATGTATGCAAGGCGAATTCTCTTATATGAATCAGAAAAAAGACAATAGTTCTCCCACGTAACAGAATCTTTTTTGAGTTCATTGAGAATATCTGCCGGAAAAGTATATTTCTGATTGATGATGTTTTTTATTGAATCCACTACCAGAGGATGAATCAGGTTGTTGTTGTATAACAATGCTATCCGCTCCTTATTTAATTGAGAATAAGAACTTGAAGGATTTCTGACCGAATAGCGTTGTATTGTGCTGGTTTCTGTATAAGACCTTACAGTACTGTCAATCCATCCAAAACATAAAGCTTCCTCAACAGCATCATTATATGACACAGATTTTATGCCCGATAATTTATTCGGGAAGATAAGCCATACCTCTCTTTGTGTTTGAAAATTGCTTTCCAGCCAATTTCTCCAGATAGATCTGTCCTCAGCTTGAAATGTCTCTATCATATTTAAATATATTTTATGTTTGCAAAAATACGGATTATTCTCTGATTACCTTCAGGCAAATTGTAATCATCAGCCCTAAGTTTAGCTAAACTTCGGTTTACTTTTAAAAAAATCACTAGACTAATTTGTGCATCCTTGTACAAAAGAATGCATTCTTCTGTACAAAACAATTAATTCTTTTGTACAGAAGAAATATTTGTTTTGTACAAGATAACATAAACATCCCGCCTGAAAAATAAAAAACTACTAGGGAGAAAATAAAAGTTCCGGTTGCATTCTTGTAAACAACAAAGGTGGCAAATCTAGTGGGAGATGTCTTAAATTAGTAGCAGATAAAATGTATCGAAAATTTATCTGCTACTGGCTGCAAGGCCTATAAACAGGGCTGTTTATTCAATTTTAGTAGCAGGTAGCAGTAACTTTTTATTTTTTTGTTTTTATTGAGAGTTTCAACGAAGATTTCTGTAAGTACGTAGTGCCAAACTGCTAGACTTATACCGAGAAAACAAAAATATTCTGAGGAATAGTATAATCGCGAACAGATTGCACTTTTCTTTTTTCAGATACAAATAGAAGTAGTATCTTTGATGCATTATTGTTAAACACAAAACCTATTATAAATGAAAAGATCTGTTTTAAGTCTGCTAGCTTTCCTTATCCTTGTTGGAGTAAAAGCACATACACCCGTTATCCGTGAAAAAGATTATGCTGCTTATCTGTTTGTTTACTTTACAGGCAATACAGGCGCAGAGGAATCTGTTCGCTATGCAATTAGTAATAACGGCTACTCATATTATGCCCTGAATGGAAATGAACCGATACTTGATTCCAAAGTAATAAGTTCAACAGGAGGCGTGCGCGATCCGCATATTTTAAGAGGAGCCGACGGCAAGACTTTCTATATGGTGCTGACTGATATGGCAGCCGTTAATGGCTGGGATTCCAATCGTGCAATGGTGTTATTGAAATCAACCGATTTAATAAACTGGAAACATTCCGTAGTAAACATACAAAAACGCTATAAAGGTCAGGAAGATTTGAAACGTGTTTGGGCACCACAAACCATATTCGACAAGAAAGCAGGTAAATACATGATTTACTGGTCAATGCAATATGGAGCTGGAGCAGATGTTATTTATTACGCTTACGCTAACAAAGATTTCACAGACTTGGAAGGAGAGCCAAAACCATTGTTCCTGCCAGCCAACGGAAAATCATGCATAGACGGAGACATCATTTATAAAGACGGTGCTTTTCATCTTTTCTATAAAACAGAGGGCAATGGAAACGGAATAAAGAAGGCAACTACTCGTTCACTAACTTCAGGTAAATGGGCAGAGCAAGACGACTACAAGCAACAGACAAAAGAAGCGGTAGAAGGTGCCGGAGTCTTTAAAATGATAAACTCGAATAAATATATCCTTATGTATGATGTATACATGAAAGGAAAATACCAGTTCACAGAAAGCACAGACTTAGATCATTTTAAAGTAATTGATAGCGAGGTGAAAATGAATTTCCATCCTCGTCACGGAACTGTTATCCCTATTACCCGCAAAGAGCTGAAAGCTTTGACCGATAAGTGGGGGAAACCGGAAGGGTTGTAGGGCTTTGATTGTGAAGTGATACTAATCCATTTGTGCTTGTTAATGATATAATTGTTGATCTGGACTCTATATCTTTAGAATATCAGAAAATGGTAAGATAAGCCTGGGCTAAAGGGGAAGATATTTCTTTTAGGACCAGTTAACCTGCCTTTTATCTTTCTTTTTATATAAAAAACTATATATTTGTTGTACAGAATCAACTTCGTAAAAAAAGATCATGGATAGAATAGTAATTAAAGGATATAAGTCTTTCAAAGAACTGGATATTGAACTCCGCAATATTAATGTGCTTATTGGTTCCAATGGTTCCGGAAAGAGTAACTTTTTATCTTTTTTTGAGTTCCTGAATCGTCTTTACGAGCAGAAACTTCAGGAATATGTAGCCCTGAATGGTGGTGTTGAAAAGATGCTTCATAAAGGGAGTAAAATAACAGAAGAGATTAATGCAAAGATTTCTTTTGGGTACAATGCTTATTCATTCGACCTGAAAAAAGGAGACGACTATTTTGTTTTTCTTAATGAACTAATTTGGTATAATAAGCAAGGACTTCATATTAATAAATTGCAGAATGAAGCCAAGATTAAGTCTTACACCGGCATGTCAAGAGGTGATGATATTAAAAAGTACCTGACAGATATTAAGAAATACCATTTTCACGATACAGGAAAAAATTCACCTTTTAATAAAGATAGTAATATACGTAACGATATTTATTTCCTTTATGAAAAAGGAGATAATCTGGCAGCTTATTTGTGGAGTATTCAAGATAAACACCCAATTGTTTATAACCGTATATTAAGAATGATTCAGAGCATAGCTCCTTACTTCTCTGACTTTTATTTTCATCCGGGAGCTTCTGAAACTGTTCGTTTGCAATGGCAGGATAAGTACAGTTCTACAATTTACGGTCCAACAGATTTGTCGGACGGAACATTACGCTTCATAGCTTTGGCTACACTATTTCTGCAACCTGTTTTGCCCGGTTCTATAATTATTGATGAGCCGGAATTAGGACTTCATCCATTGGCGATACAAAAACTAGCCGGCATGATAAAATCTGTTGCTGCAAAAGGTACTCAGGTAATTATTGCTACACAAAGCACTGATCTGGTAAGCTTGTTTGAACCAGACGATGTAATAACCGTAAATCAGAATAATGGAGAAACAACATTGCAACGTTTATCAAGCACTGATCTCTCTCAGTGGTTGGAGGACTATTCTTTGGGCGATTTGTGGAAGCAAAACATTATAAAAGGGGGACAGCCGCAATGAAAAGGATTATAATAATAAATGAAGGCCCAACTGAACAGGAATTTTGCAAAGATGTATTGTTTCATTATTTTTTTTCAAAGGATATCTTAATTGAAATGCCGACAATAAAATCAACTCATGGAGGCATTGTTGCCTGGGGAACGTTGAAGAAGCAGATAGAAGCGCATCTTCGGCATGATTCTACTGCTTATATTACAACATTGTTTGATTATTATGGAATAAAGGATTCGTATAATTATCCTCGATGGCAGGAAGCTAAAAGTATTGTGGATAAAAGTGCTCGGCTCGACTTTTTGGAAGAAGCAATGCGCAGTGATTTATCCCCCGAAATTCGTGAACGTTTTATCCCTTACATGCAGTTA encodes the following:
- a CDS encoding TlpA disulfide reductase family protein, with amino-acid sequence MKRRILALGIAALAFTLAHAQEKSTLHLSGTTNGVSTGKVYLHKFIDKYYTVIDSARIQKGTFSFSTKAVLPEVYGISLGTKDSPYMLFLDKNQITIKLDSADQYRNTQVNGSAQHALFVQYKQQEDVKIDQFIKQHPSSIVAVYALYRDFSYRLTPAEIQANIKLLAPALQKTNYVQVLNNLIKTWDKVAVGKQAPEFSAKTPEGTTVSLSNRLGKGYLLIDFWASWCSGCRKENPGIVKVYNKYKDKGFDILGVSLDRTKDKWVKAIADDHLDWTQVSELKFWQSDAVTKYGIRVIPSNVLVDSKGTIVARNLFGEDLDKLLYQLLSK
- a CDS encoding YdeI/OmpD-associated family protein, with translation MIETFQAEDRSIWRNWLESNFQTQREVWLIFPNKLSGIKSVSYNDAVEEALCFGWIDSTVRSYTETSTIQRYSVRNPSSSYSQLNKERIALLYNNNLIHPLVVDSIKNIINQKYTFPADILNELKKDSVTWENYCLFSDSYKRIRLAYIEAARNRPEEFNKRLNHFIKKTKANKLIIARGSEKYY
- a CDS encoding AAA family ATPase; the encoded protein is MDRIVIKGYKSFKELDIELRNINVLIGSNGSGKSNFLSFFEFLNRLYEQKLQEYVALNGGVEKMLHKGSKITEEINAKISFGYNAYSFDLKKGDDYFVFLNELIWYNKQGLHINKLQNEAKIKSYTGMSRGDDIKKYLTDIKKYHFHDTGKNSPFNKDSNIRNDIYFLYEKGDNLAAYLWSIQDKHPIVYNRILRMIQSIAPYFSDFYFHPGASETVRLQWQDKYSSTIYGPTDLSDGTLRFIALATLFLQPVLPGSIIIDEPELGLHPLAIQKLAGMIKSVAAKGTQVIIATQSTDLVSLFEPDDVITVNQNNGETTLQRLSSTDLSQWLEDYSLGDLWKQNIIKGGQPQ
- a CDS encoding DUF4276 family protein, with protein sequence MKRIIIINEGPTEQEFCKDVLFHYFFSKDILIEMPTIKSTHGGIVAWGTLKKQIEAHLRHDSTAYITTLFDYYGIKDSYNYPRWQEAKSIVDKSARLDFLEEAMRSDLSPEIRERFIPYMQLHEFEGLLFCDIDIFRNNFEPEEANLAELESIINRFNNPEEINNGATTAPSKRLETLIPGYLKVVYGACLASDLGLNKIREKCPRFNSWIDKMELI